The Mustelus asterias unplaced genomic scaffold, sMusAst1.hap1.1 HAP1_SCAFFOLD_3759, whole genome shotgun sequence genome contains the following window.
cctggacacgcacacaccctggacacgcacacaccctggacacgcacacaccctggacacgcacacaccctggacacgcacacaccctggacacgcacacaccctggacacgcacacaccctggacacacacacacaccctggacacacacacacaccctggacacacacacacaccctggacacacacacacaccctggacacacacacacaccctggacacacacacacaccctggacacgcacacaccctggacacgcacacaccctggacacgcacacaccctggacacgcacacaccctggacacgcacacaccctggacacacgcacaccctggacacacgcacaccctggacacacgcacaccctggacacacgcacaccctggacacgcgcacaccctggacacgcgcacaccctggacacgcgcacaccctggacacgcacacaccctggacacgcacacaccctggacacgcacacaccctggacacgcacacaccctggacacgcacacaccctggacacgcacacaccctggacacgcacacaccctggacacgcacacaccctggacacgcacacaccctggacacgcacacaccctggacacgcacacaccctggacacgcacacaccctggacacgcacacaccctggacacgcacacaccctggacacgcacacaccctggacacgcacacaccctggacacgcacacaccctggacacgcacacaccctggacacgcacacaccctggacacgcacacaccctggacacgcacacaccctggacacgcacacaccctggacacgcacacaccctggacacgcacacaccctggacacacacacaccctggacacgcacacaccctggacacacacacaccctggacacacacacaccctggacacacacacaccctggacacacacacaccctggacacacacacaccctggacacacacacaccctggacacgcacacaccctggacacgcacacaccctggacacgcacacaccctggacacgcacacacccggacacgcacacacccggacacgcacacaccctggacacgcacacaccctggacacgcacacaccctggacacgcacacaccctggacacgcacacaccctggacacgcacacaccctggacacgcacacaccctggacacgcacacaccctggacacgcacacaccctggacacgcacacaccctggacacacacacaccctggacacacacaccccgtacaTATATACCCCAGACACCAACCCACCACCTGTACTCAGAACATCCTGTACACAAACCCACACCCCACCCTGGACGGACACACACCCCATACACAAACTCACCACCCCGACACACATGCAACCTGTACACAAGCCCACCATTCTGTTTCAACACaactctcgcacactcacaccacacactcactcacacaccacacacactcacacactcactcacacacactcactcactcacacacacactcactcacacacacacactcactcacacacacactcctcacacacacacactctctcacacacacacactctcacacacacacacacactcacacacacacacactctcacacacactctcacacacactctcacacacacactcacacacacacacacacacacactcacacacacacacacacacacacacacacacacacacacacacacacacacacacacacacacacacacacacacacacacacacactctcacacacacacactcactcacacacactctcacacacacacactctcactcacacacactctcactcacacacactctcactcacacacactctcactcacacacactctcactcacacacactctcactcacacacactctcactcacacacactctcactcacacacactctcactcacacacactctcactcacacacactctcactcacacacactctcactcacacacactctcactcacacacactctcactcacacacactctcactcacacacactctcactcacacacactctcactcacacacactctcactcacacacactctcactcacacacactctcactcacacacactctcactcacacacactctcactcacacacactctcactcacacacactctcactcacacacactctcactcacacacactctcactcacacacactctcactcacacacactctcactcacacacactctcactcacacacactctcactcacacacactctcactcacacacactctcactcacacacactctcactcacacacactctcactcacacacactctcactcacacacactctcactcacacacactctcactcacacacactctcactcacacacactctcactcacacacactctcactcacacacactctcactcacacacactctcactcacacacactctcactcacacacactctcactcacacacactctcactcacacacactctcactcacacacactctcactcacacacactctcactcacacacactctcactcacacacactctcactcacacacactctcactcacacacactctcactcacacacactctcactcacacactctcactcacacacacactcactcactcactcacactcactcactcacacacactctcactcacacactctcactcactcacacacacgcactcacacacacacacgcacacacactctcactcacacacacacaactcacacactcacactcacactcacactctgtacctTATTGAGTGCGGCCAGTTTGTTCATCAGCTGTGTCATGTCCTCGAAgttatcctcctcctcctcctcctcctccgggaCCTGGTTGCTGGCCAGCGGCTCCTCTCTGATTTGCCGCTGCTGGTGCCGGGGTTGGAACGGGTCCACCACGATGGTCTCCATGCCCTTAATCTCACAGCGGCAGAACGGACAGCTGTGCCCGTCAGATTCCTGTCCAGGGAGCAGGGGTCAGAGGTCACAGAGCGGGGTCAGTGGGTCAAAGTGGAACAACATTGCGCCCCAAGCAACAGATGGAAGTCCTAAAACAcgggtggaggccattcagcccagcaggcCCTGTGCTGGCTCTTGGAAAGATGAATCCCATTCTTTCCTCCATCCcacgcccccatccccccccagttctctcccctccctcgctccggcCTCCCGCTCCCAGCGTCgttgggatgtgggggagggggggggggtatttaCTGGCCTCCCATCCGTGtgcttcctgccagtgggagggggcgcgttgtttgctagcgacgGGATTCTCTCGGAGTTCTCAGCAACGTCACCtcactcggggtggggggggaacgaCCCGCGGAAGGGAAGGTgctgctggcgggactggagaatcccgctggcgagaatggccggagaattccagccctgatctccctgaGTGGCACGGCAGCAAGGAGGGGAAGGTAGGGTTGGAGAGCGGGACGGTGAGGAGGGGAGCGGAACGGTgaggaggggagcgggacggtgaggaggggagcgggacggcgaggaggggagcgggacggcgaggaggggagcgggacggcgaggaggggagcgggacggcgaggaggggagcgggacggtgaggaggggagcgggacggcgaggagggaagaggggcgtcaggagggagggggggagggtgcacaTACCTGCCAAGCGATGAGGCAGGTGTTGCACATCAGGTGCCCACACGGTTCGATCTTCACATCCTTATCGCGCTCAGTGCAAATCTTACAGAGCTGGAAGGTGGAACCAATGTCGCAGTACAGCTCATACTGCTCCTGtagaggggggggaaggaaaagGGAGTTACACAGTTACACAGCGTCTGGTccctccccctacaccctcccccggaaaaccaccatcccccccccccacttgatATTTGGTGCCCTTTCCCTTGAACAACTGCACTCTGACCTTTTAGAATTGTAGACCAGTCTCAATGCAGAAACATAGAAcctggagttggccattcggcccttcgagcctgctccgccattctttgTGAttctggctgatcatcaaattcaatatcctcatacccccttccctccatatccctcgatcccttcagcccaaagagctatatctaatttcttcttgaaatcacacaacgttttggcctcaattactttctgtggtagtgaattccacacattcaccaccctctgggtgaagaaaccagcctcccatccattgactctgtctgaacttcccgctgcctccagaaaagcagccggcataatcaaagatcccaaacaccccggacatactctctcaaggacagtttcttccctgctgtcatcagacttttaaatggacctacctgatattaagctgatctttctcttgctCTGAccgtaacctgtcctggtccctccacaccgatgctatagttacgaaagcccaccaacgcctctcctttctcaggaggctaaggaaatttggtgtgtgtcagttacgactctcaccaatctttacagatgcaccatagaaagcattctttctggttgtatcacagcttggcatggctcctgctctgcccaagaccgcaaggaactacaaaagatcgtgaatgtagcccaatccttcacgcaaaccagcctcccatccattgactctgtctacacttcccactgcctcgggaaagtagccagcataattaaggaccccacgcaccccggacattctctcttccaccttcttccgtcgagaaaaagatacaaaagtctgaggtcacgtaccaaccgactcaagaacagcttcattccTGCCGctctctgacttttgaatggaccttccttgcattaagttgatctttctcaacaccctagctataactgtaacactatgttctacactctctcctttccttctcgatgaacggtatgccttgtctgtatagcgcgcaagaaacaatacttttcactgtatgttaatacatgtgacaataataactcaaatcaaatcaaaccagaccCCGGAATTTCCAATCTCCTCGTTACTGAAGTCCCTCGTTCCTGGGACATTCCCATCAATTTTTTCCGCACCCTCTCTCTAAAACCTTAATGTCCTTCCCAAAGTGCGGTGCCCAGATCCGGACACGAGACTCCATTGGAATCCCGACTCAGTGTTTACCACGGGTTTAATGTGACCTCCTTGAGTCGGAGAGAGAGATCGCCGGGATTGGAGCAGCAAGGCGCCGAGGTCAGTGAGGAACATTCCTCCAGTCCCCGCCCAATACCCGCTGCCCTGGTAATGGAGGGGTTAACCCTGTCCCACCCCGGTGGTGGAGGGGTTAACTGTATCCCCGCCCCGGTGATGGAGGGGTTAACCCTGTCCCCACCCTGGTGATGGAGGGGTTAACCGTATCCCCGCCCCGCTGATGGAGGGGTTAACCTTGTCCCCGCCCCGGTGATGGAGGGGTTAACCCTGTTGCCACCCCGGTGATGGAGGGGTTAACCGGCCCCCACTCCGGTGATGGAGGGGTTaaccctgtccctgtcctggtgATGGAGGGGTTAACCCTGCCCCCACCCTGGTGATGGAGGTGTTAAACCCCTCCCCTGTTCACAGTGATGGAGGGTtaaccccctcccctacccctggtGTTGGAGAGGATAATCCTGCCTTCCCCGTCCCTTGTGATGGAGGCGTTAACCCTGTCGCCACCCCGGTGATGGAGGGGttaaccctctccctcgccccagtGATGGAGGGGttaaccctgtccatgccccggTGATAGAGGGGTTAACACCAGCCCCCACCCTGGTGATGGAGAGGTTAACCCTGCCTCCCCTGCCCCCAGTGATGGAGGGGTTAACCCTGTCTCCGCCCAGGTGATGGAGGGGTTTACCCTGTCTCTGCCCCGGTGATAAAGGGGTTAACCCTGTCCCCGCCCGGGTGATGGACGGGTTAACCCTGTCCCTGCTCCCGGTGATGGAGGGGTTAACCCTGCCTCCCCTGCCCCCGGTGATGGAGGGGTGAACCCTGTCCCCACCCCGGTGATGGACGGGTTAACTCTGTCCCTGCCCCGGTGATGAAGGGGTTaactctgcccctgcccctgcccccggtAATGGAGGGGTTTACCCTGTCTCTGCCCCGGTGATGGAGGGGTTAACCCTGTCCCCACTCCGGTAATGCAGGGGTTAAACCTGTCCCCATCCCGGTGATGGAGGGATTAACCCTGTCTCCGCCCCGGCGATGGACGAGTTAACCCTGTCTCCGCTCCGGTGATGGACGGGTTTACCCTGTCTCCACCCCGGTGATGGAGGGGTTAACCATGTCCCCGCTCCAGTGATGGACAGGTTAACTCAGTCCCTGCCCCGGTGATGGAGGGGTTAACCCTGCCTCCCCTGCCCCCGGTGATGGAGGGGTTAACCCTGGCCCCGCCCTGGTGATGGAGGCGTtaaccctctcccctgcccctggtGATGGAGGGGTTAATCCTGTCTTCCCAGCCCCAGTGATGGAGGGGTTAACCCTCTTCCCAGCCCCGGTGATGGAGGGGTTAACCCTGGCCCCACCCTGGTGACGGAGGCATtaaccctctcccctgccccctggTGATTGTGGGGTTAACCCCCTCTCCTGCCCCTGGTGATGGAGGGGTTAATCCTGTCTTCCCAGCTCCAGTGATGGAGGGGTTAACCCTTTCTCTCCTCCGCCCCAGTGTCACTCACCTGGGAGACCTGGATATGATCCTGTCGGGAAGGTTCACACAATCCAGTCAGATCCGGGTTAAAGTCACGGCCATCGGGATAGAGATAACTgtggagacagtgagagtgagagagaaagactgagtgagagagagaaagagagatagagagagagagagtgaaatagagagagattgaaataGAGTGTGtgaaattgagagagagagtgtctgagagtgagattgagagagagggaaagactcccacattctccccactccccgtgggagcgagtcccacattctccccactccctgtgggagcgagtcccacattctccccactccctgtggaagcgagtcccacattctccccactccccgtgggagcgagtcccacattctccccactccctgtggaagcgagacccacattctccccactccctgtggaagcgagtcccacattctccccactccctgtgggagcgagtcccacattccccgcactccctgtgggagcaagtcccacattctccccactccctgtgggagcgagtcccacattctccccactccctgtgggagcgagttgcCTCATTttccccattccctgtgggagcgagtcccacattctccccattccctgtgggagtgagtcccacactccccgcacgagtgggtcccacattctcctcactccctgtgggagcgagtcccacattctcctcactccttgcgggagcgagtcccacattctccccactccctgtgggagcgagttgccacattctccccactccctgtgggagcgagtcccacattctccccactccctatggGAGATGATTCCCAGCCTGTTCCCTTCTCCTGTGTGTTGTAACCCCTCTCGTGCTGTTGGTGGTGatgtcaggagcagcagtgtTCAGGTTGTAGAGTTCACTCACAAGCCTTCGCGGTAACCCTCAATGAGGGCCTGGAAGAGGGGCTTGTTCTGGGGGATGGTCTGTAAGATGCTCCCATCATCCGTCACGTAACCAATAGCCCACTGTCCCATCCGAGTGCAGCTCAGGCGGAAGATGTAACTGTGAGGGGAAAGAGAGACACAGTGCGTTCATACAGCACGGATCCAAACACAGTTacactaaaacacacacacatacacacacagttaccgacacacaggcagacagacactgacacaggtacacacacacacgctgacacaggtacacacacacacacacacactgacacaggtacacacacatgcacacacacactgacacaggtacacacacatgcacacacacactcacatagcaAAAAACAggaaaacagagagacagacagacagaaaaataggagagacacacacacacagacacacactcacacacacacacagacagacacacagagaaacagacacacaagctcacacacacagacactcgcagcctct
Protein-coding sequences here:
- the cblc gene encoding E3 ubiquitin-protein ligase CBL-C; the encoded protein is PRRSLIKLSLIFSHMLADLRAIFPNGFYKGDTYRITKVDAADFWKKSFGDESIVPWRYFRDQLYKVHRFGSGMESMALKSTIDLTCNDHISIFEFDIFTRLFQPWPSLLKNWNCLAVTHPGYMAFLTYDEVKARLQHYAQKPASYIFRLSCTRMGQWAIGYVTDDGSILQTIPQNKPLFQALIEGYREGFYLYPDGRDFNPDLTGLCEPSRQDHIQVSQEQYELYCDIGSTFQLCKICTERDKDVKIEPCGHLMCNTCLIAWQESDGHSCPFCRCEIKGMETIVVDPFQPRHQQRQIREEPLASNQVPEEEEEEEDNFEDMTQLMNKLAALNK